Below is a window of Andrena cerasifolii isolate SP2316 chromosome 5, iyAndCera1_principal, whole genome shotgun sequence DNA.
TATCCACAAACATAGTAGCCCTAACGCGGCATGACAACCTCCAGCACgctataattttaataataatagggATTTTGGGCCACGGGGATTAATAGCGAGCCGCGCGTCCAACCCGTTCCCTCGCGTCTTTTGATACCTCCAGCATCCAGGACGCTGAGGGAATATCCTAGCACCCTTCTGCGTTCTTCGTCCCATTGTATCCTTCAGTCCATTCGTCTCGTTTCGAGGAAGTTCCCCGCTTCGATCGTGGGAACTGATCTTTGGCAGAACGGTGGGTATGAAAGTTATCAGGAAATGGAGATGGGGCAATGCTTGACTGCATGTCGCTTCCGATGAGCAGTTTTATATTATCTTTATCCTCGAGCGAAGGTGGCTGGGCCATTTTAAAACCAAACTTGTAGCACATGTCTGCATCCACGTCAGAAGAACGTGTCTATACCTAGGCAGACAGCACGCGAATATCTTTCGGTGTCCAGTGCGCATGCCTACAGAAAGAGGCTAACTACTAATCCTTAAGGGGCTGtcctggtctagagcccatacaaataggtgatctttaggaattaattaaaggaaaactactgcacaCAATTTAACGaggctttttgcattgtattaaggatgtcttaaactatggaaatatatttttttgttttataattaataattgcagacggcactggagagtcgttgaagtcgaggcgtcaaaaaattcttcACCTTCCTGCCTCCAAAAGTCAGCAGCCCACCGCCCCCTTTCAAGGCTCCCAGCCATGCACGCGACACTGCGCTATAAAGAAGCCTCGCTGAAAGCTCGATTCCCATAACTTAATAGCGACCACACGGATCTATAAACAAGCGTGACAGTCGGCGCGGCCGTAAATCGAGACTTTTCCCGCGCTAAGTCGGTGATTCAACGAACGATCGAATCGGTCGCGCGTCGCGCGTCAAACTTTCCAACTCGCCGCCGTGACGGCCGGCACACCTTCAAATTAATTTCCATGGATTTCCATTGGACGCGGCGATACCGAGACGGGGCCGATCGTTTCCCGAGACGCTGCCCGTGCCGGCGGAATTAATTGGACGCGGCTTTAACTTTACGACTGTCACTATTATACGGCCTCACCACGCCGGGCTTAAAGCGGCGTGAGCCGTGGCCGCTCGTACAAGATAGTTAACGATTAATACGATCGCCCGCGTTTACCGGCGCGTGTTTCACACGCCGACCGGCTAGACGACGCTAATTACGCTATCAAGTGACGCGAGGGAGTCGGGCACCATCCGCGATAATTGCGTCTAACTCGCTGCTTCAATTGGGACGAATTGTTTACCCGCTCTTCCCCGCTTTTCCGTTCCCCTTTCGTTTCTGCGACACACGTTTTTGCGGCCCCGGCTCTCTAGAGTGACGGTTGGAGTACTGGTATTGCGCTGTTCCCTGTTAATTAGTGATTAAAAAGTGTTGCGACACGGGTGACGAAGCTTGCGAAGGGAGCAATGGGCATTTCGAAGTCGCCATTGCGAGGTCCATTGCGAGGGATTTACCTGCCTGCAGAAATTCGTTGATGTTCTTGAATTTCGAGCTATGCTAATCGAGTTGACCAATGTCAATTCAATTTTACATGCATCTGGATGTCAGCACGTGACATAACAGTTTTCAAGGATGCGTTGAGGTTGGTATTGTTATAAAACATGATTCATGGCCGTGTTATGGAGGATCATGACGAATCTACTTTGTACCTTGTAGTTTCTAGTTTCTAATTatatttgtctttttgaattcagattaaccatatggctaaGGCACTGTCAACACCACAgaaacgattttgccgcagcgcacattttgacgaggAGTATTGTTATATgagtaagaaattttttttatccttcAATATGtgcatattaactatactaagcaatacattgatttactagcgttgtttgtttgaaaaaaattctcgaaaacacccttacGTTGCAAACCATTACAGTGGCCTCCCCCGTAAATTCTCTTTGAATATGTATCAACAGACTTTGAAAGTTCTATCAATGTTCTTCTAAAATCTACCATATAGAAAACGTTGTGCATTTTCCAAGCAGTACCTCGCACGAATTCTGTGAAACCATTATTGAATTTCTTCGAGAAGTATGATTGCTTCGTTATGTAAAGCACATTACGTTGAACGATTccgtataataatataatattacgcAGAAATGGTCCAATTAATGAGTAGACGCGGATGGGGCACACCGGCTAATATGGAGCCAGAGTGCAGGCGGCCCGCTGCAGTTTGCGCAATACAGGATGCACTAATATGGTCCCAGGGGGTTCCGATAGAAAGCGAGATACATACGTTATGAGGCTGTCTCGGCCTCTTTTGCATACGCGCCTCGTGTGCGGCTCTGGCAAAAATCTCCGCTGATTCTTCGAGAAACCTCTTTCCGAGTTTTGTCGGTCCGCCTCCGTCGGCTCAGGCCCCGTTTCTCCCTCTTGTCTCGGCCGAATTTACCGTAACTTTCTCGCGGGGCACCTTGCAAACAAAAGTTTCCACAAACGACGATTAAGAttcttaattaattaagaaTACCCTCACGAACATCAGTCGCAGTCTCACAGACTCATTCTATCTATTATCAGTGAAACGTTGCGTTTCAATAAAGATCACtgctttttagaaaataaaaataatcctcACTGCAATGGGTATTTGTCTTTCAATAGCGTTAAAGAATATACATATGTTATTGTTGCATGGGTATTACGCATCTTCGGGATGGCTAAACGCCTCGATGTCAAAGGCTCGTCTTtgagaaatgtttatttaacgTTACCCTTTCGAGCGGCTATTGTCCAACACCTCGATGAACGGAAAAATGGTTGCGCGGTGGATTATGGCTCGAGTGCTTTCTTAAAAAGTACCTGACCTTTTCCCGCAGCTATGCCGTTGTAAAGATGAAATCGGTCCGACATTTCGTGAAGTGTTATTTTTTCCGGGGGAGATCGAACGATAAATATTGAACTTCGAGCGTGGCTTTCAGCCGACCAGTCACGATATAAAATTCGATCTGCAGAAAGTATCTAAAAGTGCGCAATTGCTGGGAATTGCGCCACCTTCCGTTACTTATCAACCGTCCTGTAGCCTAAAACGTTATACAATGACATAGAGAGGTAGACAAACTACAAGCTCGACATAATTGATCCCACTATAAGCTACAGCATGCATGCGAAGAGAATCTGGGACGACCCAGTTTCGTTCATTTCGCGACCCTTACCACAAAACGGTCCATTAGATTCGCCAAGGCTCACATGTCAACGCGTTCACCTCGTTCCTTTTCCGCCGGCAAAGGCCCCGCGAGGCTTCTTCAAAGCTCAGCCGTCTGGGAGTTAACAAAAATATCATTGTCCACCCTGCGGAGCCACCCTCCGCGAAAGAAAAAGGCAGCGGGCCAGCGCCCAGCGGCGTTGCCCGTTGAGAACCAAATTTAACCCCGGCCGGTACGCCGTCGTCGGATGACGAGCTTCAAAGAGGAAAGTCCAGCGCGGGGCGACGAAAGAACGTCCTAAGAATAGGAAATCGCGCGATGCAAATGCTGCGTATGGAAACGGTGCAGGGCTCGGCGGCGAGGTGGAACGGAGGAAGGAGACAAGAGGAGGCTGACAATACGCGACAGAGGACGGGGCATAGAGCCGACGACAGAACTGTCGTGCGACGGCCAAGTGAACCGAGTCAACGGCCCGAAAGGGCGGAATGGGCGGAAACGGCGGGCCGCGCATAAATAAGCGGCTGGAAACCACAATGGTTTCGCGGAGATACCTACGTCGCGTGTGGGCAGCGAAACGGTGCTGCGGTGCGAGCCTCGCGGCCTCAAAATCAATGTGAAACAATTTGACTGACGACCTCTTCTCTGGCACGTCGTAAATCATAGCTGCGTCGAAGGAGGCGCGAGCGCCGCGCGTCCTCCGCGCCCTGTGTCGCGCTAGAAAGCGGAGAATAGCCCAACAGCGCTCCGGCTTTgagggggaaagagagagagtctTTTATTTATTCCTCGGCGTGTGTCGACACATTCGACGCACGTCGATGGCACCGCGTAGAAATGCGGGACATTCGCGAGGAGCAGTGGTCCGCGTGGCGTGTGCCGTTGGCTAGGAGTGCTAGGGCACAGTCCAGCAGGAGGGTTGCAGCGAGTCTCGGTTTTTGGTTTGGGTGGTGACGAGGAACGAACAATGCTTGGTGGTAGACGATTAAAGTGGAAGTGGGAGGGTAGAGAAGTAATTCCTTCCTGACTGTTCACTGTACTTTCATTCGACTGGGAAATCACGGTAGTGAAAGAACTTTCCAAGAGAGAGGGTGCCTGGAACGTTTGCTAATGGAGATTATCAGGTACGTCATTCGTACGTTGGAATGGCTGAACGTCGAAGGAGTTCAAAGGTGTCCATCGCGGAAAGGCTGAGATCCTGCCTGAAATCCTCGCTGGCCGAGTATAAGTAGGTGCTCGAAGGATTTCACCCTCGTCTCGCGCAATTATAATCGCCGCGACCGATCGGTGATCGGCGCGTTTGGCCATGCCTCGGGGTCCCCTTCTCGGCCGTTTCACGACTCGTTGTCCACCGCTCGTTAAGCCGGTTTCGCGATTTACGATTCCGCCGCGCGAAACGCGAATaatgaagaaaaagaagggcagagagagagggagagagagaggggcgaaGGGGAGAGGTTCGTGGCGGGACACAGAGCGAGGTAAAAGGAGCGGAATCGCTCGTAATGACTGTGAAGTATCCCGAGGTGGATCTGCTGGGCGAGCATTATGCTTTCATAAAAGATCACGACCAGTCGCGCGTAGATGGAAGGAGCCAGTCACATTCAGTTTATGTCGCGCGTACATAAAGCGAGAAACGCGTCGTTGCATGCATCGCGCGTGTCGCAATCAGCTTCGCCCCCCCGTTTGCACAGTTCAACACTTGCCGTCGGAAAAATGCCATCGATCCGGCCGTGAAACCGCTTCGattatcgttatttatttatCCAAGCTGCGCCcattaatatgtatataaattgtaGCATGGACGACATAAGAAACGCGCGGCCGGCTGGCAAGAGTCGCGCGCAGTTTCGATGCAAATGATGATAAGTACCCCGCCAAAGAGATTTATTTTTACATCAGACACACTGGCTTAATTACTGATTCCGGTGATCAGATTTGTGTGATTACATTTGTATGCAAGATGGCTAGGTTGTAAAGCTGAATAATCTATGAGCTTTCTAGCGAGAGGACTCGAGTTAGTCCCAGCGAGGAATGGAGAACGATTGGCTTCCTCCTTCTAAAGTGTTCATCCTGAGCTGTTCCATGATTGGCTCTGTATGATGGCCTGATTCAAGGATTACAATGAATATTTCATTCGCAACTGAATGTGTAATGGGTGCCGGTAATTGCATGGTTGCTCTCATTGCCACGGGACAAACGATTCTGCCGATCTTCTGGCGCGAAGTTACCTCGACCCGCGCGATAGGACGTAGCTTTTCAAAGTCCACTCGTTTGTCCCGCGGCATTCTTTCCTTCCCGGTTACCCTGTACGGAATTTTTGCAAAATCCGCCGACACGTTAAGCGCATTACCATAAGCATGTCCCGCGTTTTTAGAACACGATCGGACGGGGCTCGAGTGTCGTGTCGTCCGTGCAATAACTGAAACAATAATTAACTCTGTCGCGTCTCGTTACACGTGTCGCGACCAGCGGACAGCGAAAGTTTAAGCCCTGAAAGCTTATCTGATACCTCGAATCAGCGGACAGCGGACTTACGAAACGAGCGGAGTGTCATCGTTAGAATTCGCGTCGTTCGCTTTGCGCGGCCGGGGACTGGTTCGAAGTTTCATGCTCCAATGATCTTATAACGACGTTTGTAACTATGCGCGCACATAGTATGCCGCTTCATCCCATATCGATTCCGTCTCGACGATTACGAGCATGTAAATACGATTGAAACTGGGCACGTTCGGTGCGCGCAATTTCCAATTAACAGATGTTAATACCCTAGCTATTACCTAGTTAATACCCAACTTTCTTCTGAATTTGGAGTTTGACAGTTCTTTAAATTAGAATAATCCATGAAACATTTGCCCAAATgcagtaggggagaccaggggctagttgactaacgaggttagttagAGGTACACATCCGTTTTCAAAATTCCTCCTGTCTCCATAAACTTTGCATATCCTGCATTGTGTTCGAGGATACTTGGAGAATTATTCCGATATAGAAGTCCTACCACTTGCTACGATGTAAAAAGATCTAATCGCTCTCTTGACCGTTAACCGTGACGCATTATACACGCCCGATACACCAGCGCCGGTCGAGGAGAGCCCGGTGTAATGAATAtctattaaaatataatttcgcCTATAAAATTGATTCCGCGGCGAGTGCGTGGCGAACGGTGCACGGCATCGGGGAATTTAATAATTCATCGTGGAAGCCTGATCTACGGCGCAGCAGCGTTGAAACGCGGACGGGGGGATTGGAACGGTGCTATAAAGGAGCACGGGGCATTTTCTCGTCGCTTTATCGGTGGAAGAAGAATGTTCCATTCATACTTTTACACGCCATTTATGGACGCCCCGTGCGCTGGTATCAGTCTTATCAGCACTTCTGTGGCCGCCTACAATTTAATGCGGCCTGTATGCGCATGTAGAGCTATCGGGAAAGGAAAGACGGCGCTGCGAGGAACGCTACCTGCACGGCGAACAACCGTGAAACTCCTCGACGTGCATTCAATGCCGATTCCGGCGATCCGACGGCTATCGTTGCAGTTCTTTGTCCTTTATCTGCTGCCAGCGTGCGCGATAATATTGGGGAATTTTTGGCACCGAGATTTGGCACTGGTGGAGAAATACACGGTTTATAAGCCGCATTAATAGAATCGGAAATTGTAAGAATGCTTCGAAGGTCGTAAACATAAAATGCGATCACATATTTCGAGAGATCTAGGAGTGTACGTCTTGGAAGACAGATTAGAAAGTAAAGTGCAACGGAAGTAGTAACGCGTCGGTGATTGAATAGCATTTCTTACTTCGGCGCAATTACAGAAGCAATTTTCGGGATTGAGTTTGCTCGCGAGATCCAGCGAGCGTTTAGCTCCGATTACCGCGAAACGAGCGGTTTCAATTTGCAGTTAACGTTTCCTCCCGTTAGTCCAGTGGATATCGAATCGTCGTAAATACGAGGTATCGTTTCGTAGCACGAATGTTTATAGATGCTTATGATCATCGAGATCGATTGCCCCGGGTGTGGTCGGCTCGAGAAGTGAAAGTATCGTCGTGACAATAAAGACTGCACGTTATTATACCTACCATCTTTCATGAAACCATTGTCGACAGTCGAAAGTCGCGTCGAAAAGAATATCCGCGGTTGTAAATTTTCCTCCGTCCGTTCTCTGCTGACGTTTTCCGTTCCGCGCCCAAGCGGGGATATATACGCGCGGTGGATCATCTGGCATTTGAAGGAAAGAACTCGTAGCTgctgtaaaaaaattcttatacaAATTCGTGAGAGGCGGTGGTCAATTCTCCTCGAGTCAGTTTCATATAAATTGAGTCTTGAATCAGCTTACGAAACAGTTCCACCAGGTTTGAACTTATGTCTTGGGCAAGAACAACGGGCTCGACAAGCGATGACGTTAATTTAATTCCGCTGGGATATTATTAATAGAGgctaataaataaaactttctcgaAACGCTTTGTGTCACCATTAACGATCATTATCTTAATTTGCATGGGCGGGGAGCATCGCCTCGTGGTAAAATTTGTCAGGCGCTCGCTCTCTCCGCCGAGGACAGGCAGAATCGCTAATTACATGCAAGATACGAAACATTTCACTAGGACTGGACCATTAATATCGACTTCGACAGACGCGAACACGGTAGTCCGCGAGGGAGGATTTCTCGAGTCGTCATTAATCACCGTATCAGGAACACGACAACTTGAGAGAGGCTTAGAAAGTGCCTCGCTTCTTTTAATAAAGCTGCACCTACGATCGTGGAAACGCGGTGTCAGCAAACTTAGGCGTACGTGCTTGATCTTGCCGGGAAAATTATTTCAAGGGCAGGCCGATACCATAAACAATAAAATGGCAACAAATATTGCCGCTCTTCGATGCATTACATCTGTTCCTTCACTTATCCGATTCATCTCTCTGTGAATCTCTGGTAAAAGTAGGGCCATAAAGTTCAACAAGTTGTTCTTATTGCGTTCAGTAACTCAAATTGACAGTCATAAGGGCTCCTCTACTTTGCTATTCACTTCGAGCGCCATGAGAATACATTAATCGCgctttttaaaattctattacACGGTACAAAGTGCGTTGCATCCGCAATTGATTGAGTGCATACTCTGTTGCATCAGATTATTATGCACCAATCTATACACGCTTCATCAGTGACCGCATAACACGAACGTTTATTACGcagatattattttaatattatgataatagtattaaacatttttttcaaaaatcattGCATCTATAAGAATCATAGTTCAGTGATTCAGTAACTCACGTTATTTCAAGACAAATTATTAAAGTTTGAATTTAACTTACTTGATTATCGGAAAAGATACTTTTACTAAACAATCATTTAACTGCGGTTTGAACAATATCCAACAGAcaatatttcctttaaatttgCGATAAAGTAAAACGGTCTATCGAATAcatctttgtgccatctatgaAAATGTATTCCAACCTCTAAGTCTATGGCACTCATAGAGGTACGAAATTCATATGGttacttattattttcattaaattaatttattttcatcagaTCCCCTGAGCCTTGTGACAAAAATCTACATTAGATATTTGGTACCTTGTCCTTTACCGCATCTGTACAACACTTCAAAATCTCGAACTTTAGTTCCGAAACGTCCACTAGGTGGCGACGATTTCCTTCTAGTTCGTGTTTCATTTGCAGTAGTACGACTTTTACCGCCATTCAACCGTTGTAAGTAAGCGGTTAAGCGTCGTAAATGTCGTAATAATATTATCCGTACTCGTTATGCAGTTGTTAATTTTCAGTGAATGTATGTCACAGTAAGTAATCATTATTAAAGCTTATATTAGCAAGTTTCTAATATACTTGTCATTAACGGGAAGATCTCGGAATTCCTCGACATGACACTAAAGGTCCAttccagaatgcacagaaaTGACGAATTCTTCTATTCTTAGGTTCGTTGCTTCTTTACTTCGAAATTTATTGATTTGCTTACTTTACAATCAGATGTCGACATTCTTCTTTCATAATACAACGAACATAATATCGTTTGAGTCTCGGGTACTTGTAACATTAACGATCGCTTATTCACGAAATATATTAACTTTAAACATAAATAGTACTAACCTCCTTGTCACGAGTTGATTGTACATGATTTTTCCACAAATATTGCGGAATATCCAATTTCAAGTAACAAATTGATACCAGAATGTTTGTCTTTCTTACAAAAGTTTATTACAAACATATATTCTTCTGGTTGTGTAAAGCAACCGATTACAAAACTCTGTTACTGAAATTTGTCAAACAAAAGTACAAAGATCTTTGTAATTTGGACGGATGTTTCCTCAGACCATCGTCAGTCTTCTGTTGTAACGAGGAAGTCATAAACTTTCCAGACATTCAACTACTTGTACATTACTGACACTTAAGTATGCTACTTACGTACTTGCAACAACGGTAGTATTAAATATCTtaacataaataattaatattgtcGGTGTTCAAGTGACTTTCAAGCAATGTTGTTGACTGACtaacttttaaagaaatgtataaaataGAAAGAGTATTAATCAATTCGTAAAAACACTGTATCTTACTTTGGTGTCAATTAATGTACTCTGTGTCTTATAACTACTGTTGTACGACTACTCAGGGCCACAGAAGCTCTATATTTGGAGACTGCAATTCTTCAATTATCTTGTACATCGACAGAACAACTAACCAGCAATATATCTGCAAACATACGAACGTGCGATGTGAAGATACAGTTAGTAAGAATATGCGATGCATAGATCATTGAATACTTACATTGTACGACATCCAAAACCAGTTGCACATTGCTGCAAACGCCGCGTCGAGCTAGAAAttgaatatcaaaatatcagCGCTTGGATCTCTTTAGAATATACCAATATTCTTCTTCTAACGATGTAACTTACGTAGATATAGTAACCTCCTACAAGCCAAAGTCCGAAGACTAGTTGAAATAGGCACGCAATGAACCATAGTATGAGCCAAGGGAGCAACCATCCTCGTATTCCTTCTCTCAATCCATATACTATACATAATGCTGATATGACTAAGAGAACAAAATACAGGATGAAGAAGCCTCCAACAACTTGCATAGCTGAAAAATTTCATGTGTAAGACGCATAACCAACGGTGTATAGTTGTATCGGTATGCACTGTAACTTACATCCTCTGATATCAGCTTCAAATAAAGGATTATACAATTGCGTTGAATCACCTCCATTTAATTGGTAACAGATCAGTGTAACAAGTATTATACTGACGGCCTGAAACAAGGGGTAAAGATACATAAAAAGGAGAGATTAATTGATAAATTGATaattgataaataaaaatacttacAATCGTGTAGAAAGCAATAGCTTTGCATCCTGTCTTAACACTGTTCGTCCAGACAAATGGTGACCAACAGGATTCCAAAACAGCCATGTTTCTGTCAAAATTGAGATTCACATTAATGATCTTTGCTGTGCTTATGAACTATCAGAGAGCGTGGATGATCCCACTAATAAACTCCACCCACTTGTTGTTATTAGTGCATCAGATGCTTGGGCGTCGACGCGCAACAGGTCTACCAACTTACACACCGAGATACCAACTGGTGAAATTACCCACAAATCGAgcgaaaaataacttttatatAGCACAATCGACAAATTTTTAGTCTGCAATGTTCATTTTTCAATACTTCGAAACGTACAGTACCAGAATGACCGAAAATTCTACAGTTAAACGTTAAAATGAAAAGTGAAGGAAACTTGTCCAGAAACGTATCAGAATGGAGCAGCTTTATCTAGGAACTGAGTAGCAATGGATAAAAGAAATGATTGAATTGAACGTTTTGTGTTATTGCGTAAACGAAGCCTGGAATTATATTTGGATGTTTTACACGCACACATTATACGAGTCGACGATTCACTTTACCATGCGCACCATGTGGCGTGTCGCAAGGTACGATTTCGAAtggttcttacagttctggaagTCTACttactattttgaaaaaaaatttcttaagtgAATTCTCTGCGGCGATGCCGTGGCCTATGATCACCAATATTCGAACGTCTCAAGCATTTAGGAAATATCTCACGGCTGGCAAACACTCCCATGCAGGAGTCAGTAGGCGTACTGTTAATGGCGCCGTGTCAGCATTCAGATCCCCTCCACTTTGTGAGCGGGTCACGATGCCGGTTCTTTCAATTTTCAGAGGCGTTCATCTTAGCCTCCAAGGTTCCATCTATTAGTAGCCATGTTTTTAATGCACAACAAGTGTTCTCAAAttagaaaacacattaaatatAAGTTGTTGAGAATgagaattcaattaattttaaatattcagcATCGTTCCCACGAATAAAACACTAAGAGCTACTTTATACAAAGCAGAATTGTACACGTTTACtccaatttttgtatatttagagATAAATAAACACTTTTCTTATGAAGATCTTATAGttgcattatttaaatatctcAAGAAGTTCAAGCGATAATTGAGAAAATAGGCATGTTTTTCAACTAACGTTGGTGTATCCAAGAAGCCGCAGCATGAAATGAAAGTAGATGAAACCAAAAGCTACCTAAGGAACTATAATCTTCATCGATCACATACATATGGAAGTACATACGAAGGTATATATGATTTAATAAAGGAGTCACAGCTTCCAAGTGACTGGCAACCTATCGTTTAGATATTGGTTTCACAACCATCGATGGTAGATAATGACGGAAGAATATGGTCGTTCGATAAAACGTAGCTTGACAACGCGTGGTTAAAAATATCGCAGTTAATGTATGCAATATTATCAGGAGTCGAGCATTGTCGGTGATTAACCCGTAGAAAATGTAGTTCAATGGTTTCGTATTACCTGCCTGCGGTTTCCGCGGCAGCCATTTTGGTACcgcaaaagaaaataaacctacTGAAACCAGATAAGATCTGCGACTGATAATGTAGTCATAAAACAAAACCGACCCCCGTTGAATGCGCTGAATGTTCAGTCACGTAAACTTACCTAAATATAATGATAGGAATCTCCTGTCTAATTGGATACATGCTCCGATACCGTTAGCAACGAGGCTCATGAAACAATGAAGTTATAGGCGCGATAACCACGCTGATAAAAGACCCTGGCAATTTTCTAGACTGATACACGATTACTGTGATTTTAGCCAGGAATGCACCGAACGCCCGTTAAAGTCTTTAAGCCTTTAAACCTAAACGATGTAATTGAAAGCAACGACGCGCGTGTTG
It encodes the following:
- the Pasi1 gene encoding septate junction component pasiflora 1 — its product is MAVLESCWSPFVWTNSVKTGCKAIAFYTIAVSIILVTLICYQLNGGDSTQLYNPLFEADIRGSMQVVGGFFILYFVLLVISALCIVYGLREGIRGWLLPWLILWFIACLFQLVFGLWLVGGYYIYLDAAFAAMCNWFWMSYNIYCWLVVLSMYKIIEELQSPNIELLWP